In Desulfarculaceae bacterium, the following are encoded in one genomic region:
- a CDS encoding radical SAM protein: protein MASSNWPLVEHHQRLLAQETGSVCSDPGGRLNVALIFPNTYQVAMANLGLHTVYRIINARPDALCERAFLPGRAEEPLYAKTGAPLLTLESSRPVASFDLVLASLCFENDAPNFVKMLDHAGLGTRAAHRRGPLVIAGGVAAMLNPEPLAEVVDAFLLGEAEVVLTPFLEALERLPGGTRAETLAWLNREVVGFYAPSLYEVAYLPDGTLQDVTPASGLPARIAAPKYLGPASGLARSVISAPGVEFGDMTLMEVGRGCGHGCRFCAAGHVYRPPRLGAGPEFSQRALAVAAEGGKLGLVSAAVSDIEGVEGLASDIVAAGGSLSVSSLRADRLTPGLAEALAASRHQTVALAPEAGSERLRRVINKHLNEAELARAVETLINAGVPNLRLYFMVGLPGETDQDIEELIALVGRVRSQVVSFSRAKGHLGRVTASLSAFVPKPWTPFQWEAMAPLKLIAQRMKRIKKALSPGANLKVTSDVPKFARLQAVLARGDRRITPLLEVLARGESLERAYVEAGVDPEFYAHRERGRDEAFPWEIVDHRVSRDYLWAEAARARREAQSPPCAPETCRRCGACS, encoded by the coding sequence TTGGCCTCATCCAACTGGCCCCTGGTGGAGCATCATCAACGCCTCCTGGCCCAGGAGACCGGATCGGTCTGCTCCGACCCCGGCGGCCGCCTGAACGTGGCCCTGATCTTCCCCAACACCTACCAGGTGGCCATGGCCAACCTGGGCCTGCACACCGTCTACCGCATCATCAATGCGCGGCCCGACGCCCTGTGCGAGCGGGCTTTCCTGCCCGGCCGGGCCGAGGAGCCGCTCTACGCCAAGACCGGGGCGCCGCTGCTCACCCTGGAGTCCTCGCGGCCGGTGGCCTCCTTCGACCTGGTGCTGGCCAGCCTGTGCTTTGAAAACGACGCGCCCAACTTCGTAAAAATGCTGGACCACGCCGGCCTGGGCACCCGGGCGGCGCATCGGCGCGGCCCCCTGGTCATCGCGGGCGGGGTGGCGGCCATGCTCAACCCCGAGCCCCTGGCCGAGGTGGTGGACGCCTTCTTGCTCGGCGAGGCCGAGGTGGTGCTCACGCCCTTCCTGGAGGCCCTGGAGCGCCTGCCCGGCGGCACCCGCGCCGAGACCCTGGCCTGGCTGAACCGCGAGGTGGTGGGCTTCTACGCGCCTTCGCTCTACGAAGTCGCCTACCTCCCCGACGGCACCCTGCAAGACGTGACCCCCGCGTCCGGCCTGCCCGCGCGCATCGCGGCCCCCAAGTACCTGGGCCCGGCCTCGGGTCTGGCCCGCAGCGTCATCTCCGCGCCCGGGGTGGAGTTCGGCGACATGACCCTCATGGAGGTGGGGCGGGGCTGCGGCCATGGTTGCCGCTTCTGCGCCGCCGGGCACGTGTACCGCCCGCCCCGCTTGGGCGCGGGGCCGGAGTTCAGCCAGCGCGCCCTGGCCGTGGCCGCCGAGGGCGGCAAGCTGGGCCTGGTCTCGGCCGCGGTGAGCGACATCGAGGGCGTGGAGGGCCTGGCCTCGGACATCGTGGCCGCGGGCGGCTCGCTGTCGGTGTCGAGCTTGCGCGCCGACCGCCTGACTCCGGGCCTGGCCGAGGCCCTGGCCGCCAGCCGCCACCAGACCGTGGCCCTGGCCCCGGAGGCGGGCAGCGAGCGCCTCAGGCGGGTGATAAACAAGCACCTCAACGAGGCCGAGTTGGCCCGCGCGGTGGAAACGCTCATCAACGCGGGGGTGCCCAATCTGCGCCTCTACTTCATGGTGGGCCTGCCCGGCGAGACCGACCAGGACATCGAGGAGCTCATCGCCCTGGTGGGGCGGGTGCGCTCCCAGGTGGTCAGCTTCTCACGGGCCAAGGGGCACCTGGGGCGGGTCACCGCCAGCCTCAGCGCCTTTGTGCCCAAGCCCTGGACCCCCTTCCAGTGGGAGGCCATGGCCCCGCTCAAGCTGATAGCCCAGCGCATGAAGCGCATCAAAAAGGCGCTTTCCCCCGGGGCCAACCTCAAGGTGACCAGCGACGTGCCCAAGTTCGCCCGCTTGCAGGCGGTGCTGGCCCGGGGCGACCGCCGCATCACCCCGCTCCTGGAGGTGCTGGCCCGGGGCGAGTCCCTGGAGCGGGCCTATGTGGAAGCCGGGGTGGACCCGGAGTTCTACGCCCACCGGGAGCGGGGCCGGGACGAGGCCTTCCCCTGGGAGATTGTTGACCACCGGGTGAGCCGGGACTATCTTTGGGCCGAGGCGGCGCGGGCCCGCCGCGAAGCCCAGAGCCCGCCCTGCGCGCCCGAGACCTGCCGCCGTTGCGGCGCCTGCTCCTGA
- a CDS encoding CoA pyrophosphatase, with amino-acid sequence MDTRFTPRQAAVSQALCTALAKHRPARERLDEVRPASVLMPLWDDGDRVQVVFTKRTEHLPSHAGQVSFPGGMRDPEDQDSKSTALRETHEEVGVPPDQVELITRLDQVVTITGFLVTPFVGLVDPAARFEPNPVEVDHLVIVPLARMLDRASYQTVDMMWEGMPLRQVALYQDGDMIWGATMRILLNFLDAVGGASPEIAALAEGK; translated from the coding sequence ATGGACACCCGATTCACCCCCAGACAGGCGGCGGTGAGCCAGGCCCTTTGCACGGCCCTGGCCAAGCACCGGCCCGCCCGCGAGCGCCTGGACGAGGTGCGCCCGGCTTCGGTGCTCATGCCCCTGTGGGACGACGGCGACCGGGTGCAGGTGGTGTTCACCAAGCGCACAGAGCATTTGCCCTCCCATGCGGGCCAGGTTTCCTTTCCGGGCGGGATGCGCGACCCCGAGGACCAGGACTCCAAGTCCACCGCCTTGCGCGAGACCCATGAGGAGGTGGGGGTGCCCCCGGACCAGGTGGAGCTGATCACCCGCCTGGACCAGGTGGTGACCATCACCGGCTTTCTGGTCACGCCCTTCGTGGGCCTGGTGGACCCGGCGGCGCGTTTCGAGCCCAATCCGGTGGAGGTGGATCACCTGGTAATAGTGCCCCTGGCGCGGATGCTGGACCGGGCTTCCTACCAGACCGTGGACATGATGTGGGAGGGCATGCCGCTTCGGCAGGTGGCCCTGTATCAGGACGGAGACATGATTTGGGGCGCCACCATGCGCATCCTGCTCAACTTTTTGGATGCGGTGGGCGGGGCCTCTCCGGAGATAGCCGCCCTGGCCGAAGGAAAATAG
- a CDS encoding DUF3313 domain-containing protein has product MMRTTARLLLLAALALALGLGAACGIAPKVPPSGFLTNYDALQPDPEVEGLYWWAKKGVDWAQYHALLIDPVEVKVAKSSFKDSLEPGEARMMADKLRQTAMKALVGNYPLARRAAPGVLRLSAALVHLKPVQPAVNVVSAALLMVPVDVGEAAVEVKFSDSVSGRVLSELVISNQGSIAQIGKVWTRWAQVDEAFVQWAILLRNAIRRP; this is encoded by the coding sequence ATGATGCGAACCACCGCCCGGCTGTTGTTGCTTGCGGCGCTGGCCCTGGCCCTGGGCCTGGGCGCGGCCTGCGGCATCGCCCCCAAGGTGCCGCCCTCCGGTTTCCTGACTAACTACGACGCGCTCCAGCCCGACCCCGAGGTGGAGGGCCTGTACTGGTGGGCCAAGAAGGGGGTGGACTGGGCCCAATACCACGCCCTGTTGATCGACCCGGTGGAGGTCAAGGTGGCCAAATCCTCGTTCAAGGACTCCCTGGAGCCCGGCGAGGCCCGCATGATGGCCGACAAGCTCCGCCAGACCGCCATGAAGGCCTTGGTGGGCAACTATCCCCTGGCCAGGCGGGCGGCCCCGGGGGTGCTGCGCCTCTCGGCGGCCCTGGTGCACCTCAAGCCGGTGCAGCCGGCGGTGAACGTGGTCTCCGCGGCCCTGCTCATGGTGCCGGTGGACGTGGGCGAGGCGGCGGTGGAGGTGAAGTTTAGCGACAGCGTCAGCGGCCGCGTGCTGAGCGAGCTGGTGATCAGCAACCAGGGCAGCATCGCCCAGATCGGCAAGGTCTGGACCCGCTGGGCCCAGGTGGACGAGGCCTTCGTGCAGTGGGCCATCCTGCTGCGCAACGCCATCCGCCGCCCCTGA
- a CDS encoding dinitrogenase iron-molybdenum cofactor biosynthesis protein, whose protein sequence is MIIAVPVEGMNGLDAPVSAHFGHSAAFALVPVEGQDIGEPQFITNGGHGPEGCMGPVNKLKAAGADAVVVGGLGARPLSGLQEVGIAVYHSQGVESLADVVRMVVDGKAARFAPTQVCQGHGDCHGEGHAH, encoded by the coding sequence ATGATCATCGCAGTTCCCGTCGAGGGTATGAACGGCCTGGACGCTCCGGTGTCGGCCCATTTCGGTCATAGCGCCGCCTTTGCCTTGGTCCCGGTGGAGGGCCAGGATATCGGCGAGCCCCAATTCATCACCAATGGGGGCCACGGCCCCGAGGGCTGCATGGGCCCGGTGAACAAGCTCAAGGCCGCCGGCGCCGACGCGGTGGTGGTGGGCGGCTTGGGGGCGCGCCCTCTGTCCGGCCTGCAAGAGGTGGGCATCGCGGTGTACCACAGCCAAGGCGTGGAAAGCCTGGCGGATGTGGTGCGCATGGTGGTGGATGGCAAGGCGGCCCGCTTCGCCCCCACCCAGGTGTGCCAGGGCCACGGCGATTGCCACGGCGAGGGCCACGCCCACTAG
- a CDS encoding enoyl-CoA hydratase/isomerase family protein, which produces MAGPPILYRVEDQIAWISINQPEKMNRLDFANMRELARCVDKADQDPGVRVIVISGEGGKAFCAGGDIGDFGAESVLAGKENLQGYADLCLVFNRITTPSIAMISGYALAGGCGLAMLPHLSIATYDSVFGVPEIKIGVWPMMVMAILFRTVGRKKGLELICTGERIDAREALRIGMINQVTSRGELLETTLALANQLKGLSRSIMSLGLEAFNHIGDLEYTKAISYLRNMVVLLSETTDSIEGRKAFFEKRKPVWKD; this is translated from the coding sequence ATGGCCGGCCCACCGATCCTGTACCGCGTGGAGGACCAGATCGCCTGGATCTCCATCAACCAGCCCGAAAAGATGAACCGCCTCGACTTCGCCAACATGCGCGAGCTGGCCCGGTGCGTGGACAAGGCGGACCAGGACCCGGGGGTGCGGGTGATCGTCATCTCCGGCGAGGGGGGCAAGGCCTTCTGCGCCGGGGGCGACATCGGCGACTTCGGGGCCGAGTCGGTCTTGGCCGGCAAGGAGAACCTCCAGGGCTACGCGGACCTGTGCCTGGTGTTCAACCGCATCACCACCCCCTCCATCGCCATGATCAGCGGCTACGCCCTGGCCGGGGGCTGCGGCCTGGCCATGCTGCCCCACCTCTCCATCGCCACCTACGACTCGGTGTTCGGGGTGCCGGAGATAAAGATCGGGGTGTGGCCCATGATGGTCATGGCCATCCTCTTCCGCACCGTGGGGCGCAAGAAGGGCCTGGAGCTGATCTGCACCGGCGAGCGCATCGACGCCCGCGAGGCCCTGCGCATCGGCATGATCAACCAGGTGACCTCCCGCGGTGAGCTCTTGGAGACCACCCTGGCCCTGGCCAACCAGCTCAAGGGCCTGAGCCGCTCCATCATGAGCCTGGGCCTGGAGGCCTTCAACCACATCGGCGACCTGGAGTACACCAAGGCCATCTCCTATTTGCGCAACATGGTGGTGCTGCTCAGCGAGACCACCGACTCCATCGAGGGCCGCAAGGCATTCTTTGAAAAGCGTAAACCGGTCTGGAAGGACTAG